The Phocoena phocoena chromosome 4, mPhoPho1.1, whole genome shotgun sequence genome contains a region encoding:
- the LOC136122148 gene encoding LOW QUALITY PROTEIN: 14-3-3 protein gamma-like (The sequence of the model RefSeq protein was modified relative to this genomic sequence to represent the inferred CDS: inserted 2 bases in 1 codon; substituted 1 base at 1 genomic stop codon) encodes MVDREQLVQKARLAEQVERYDDMAAAMKNVTELNEPLSNEERNLLSVAYKNVVGARRSSWRVISSIEQKTSADGNEKIXEMVRAYHEKIEKEXEAVCQDVLSLLDNFLIKNCSETQYESKVFYLKMKGDYYRYLAEVATGEKRATVVESSEKAYSEAHEISKEHMQPTHPIRLGLALNYSVFYYEIQNAPEQACHLAKTAFDDAIAELDTLKEDSYKDSTLIMQLLRDNLTLWTSDQQDDDGGEGNN; translated from the exons ATGGTGGACCGCGAGCAACTGGTGCAGAAAGCCCGGCTGGCGGAGCAGGTGGAGCGCTACGATGACATGGCCGCGGCCATGAAGAAC GTGACAGAGCTGAATGAGCCACTGTCCAATGAAGAAAGAAACCTTCTCTCTGTGGCCTACAAGAATGTAGTTGGGGCACGCCGTTCTTCCTGGAGGGTCATCAGTAGCATTGAGCAGAAGACATCTGCAGATGGTAATGAGAAGAT AGAGATGGTCCGTGCTTACCATGAAAAAATAGAGAAGGAGTAGGAGGCCGTATGTCAGGATGTGCTGAGCCTACTGGATAACTTCCTGATCAAGAATTGCAGTGAGACCCAGTATGAGAGCAAAGTGTTTTACCTGAAGATGAAAGGGGACTATTACCGCTACCTGGCCGAAGTCGCCACTGGAGAGAAGAGGGCGACCGTCGTGGAGTCATCTGAGAAAGCCTACAGCGAAGCCCATGAGATTAGCAAGGAACACATGCAGCCCACTCACCCCATTAGATTAGGCCTGGCCCTTAACTACTCCGTTTTCTACTATGAGATCCAGAACGCCCCAGAGCAAGCCTGCCACTTGGCCAAGACCGCTTTTGATGACGCCATTGCCGAGCTCGACACTCTCAAGGAGGACTCCTACAAGGACTCCACGCTCATCATGCAGCTCCTCCGCGACAACCTCACGCTCTGGACAAGTGATCAGCAAGACGACGACGGTGGAGAAGGCAACAATTAA